In one Haemophilus parainfluenzae genomic region, the following are encoded:
- a CDS encoding sulfatase-like hydrolase/transferase, producing the protein MNIIYILLDQVRKDMLGAYGHQIVKTPNIDRLAKDGVRFNNAFTPASVCGPARTSLFTGLMPSTHGIIRNGEKGGTGEVSEAAPNIGKLDGYNTYVVGKWHVGTKSVPEDYGIKGHNFDGYGYPGSGVYKNLVFNQPPTHSNRYKEWLDEKGYEIPEVSRAYFGDNPHLRVQELCGLLSGTKEQTIPYFIIDEAKSYIRESLTENKPFFTWINFWGPHTPCIVPEPYYSMYRKEDVVLDESFFKPLEGKPGHYRTISKMWGMWEASEDHWKEVITKFWGYITLIDDAIGELFTFLENNGIYDRTFIVATADHGDAMGAHRMIEKGEFMFDTTYNIPMIIKDPNSNRVNQQDDNLVYLHDLTSTVYDLANQPIPQAFEGESILPIVRQHQDNQRKGILAQLAGHFVYFEQRMWHRKDYKLVFNASDICELYDVKNDPAEMHNLFYKPEYEAVKKEMLEEMRQEMKRLNDPLENWVYRIINEV; encoded by the coding sequence ATGAACATTATCTATATTTTACTCGACCAAGTGCGTAAAGATATGTTGGGGGCTTATGGTCATCAGATCGTTAAAACCCCGAATATTGACCGTCTAGCTAAAGATGGTGTACGTTTTAATAATGCTTTTACGCCAGCTTCCGTTTGTGGGCCCGCTCGGACTTCGCTCTTTACCGGTTTAATGCCATCTACCCATGGCATCATTCGTAATGGTGAAAAAGGCGGTACAGGTGAAGTGAGCGAAGCCGCCCCCAATATTGGTAAACTAGACGGCTATAACACCTATGTTGTGGGGAAATGGCACGTGGGTACAAAATCCGTACCGGAAGATTATGGCATTAAAGGGCATAACTTTGATGGCTATGGTTATCCGGGCAGTGGTGTGTATAAAAATTTAGTGTTCAACCAACCGCCGACACATTCCAATCGTTATAAAGAATGGTTAGATGAAAAAGGCTATGAAATTCCTGAAGTGAGCCGTGCTTATTTCGGTGATAACCCTCATTTACGTGTACAAGAACTGTGTGGTTTGCTTTCAGGCACAAAAGAACAAACTATCCCGTATTTCATCATTGATGAAGCGAAAAGTTATATTCGTGAATCACTTACTGAAAATAAACCGTTCTTTACATGGATTAATTTCTGGGGACCGCATACGCCTTGTATCGTGCCAGAGCCTTATTATTCCATGTATCGAAAAGAAGATGTGGTGCTAGATGAAAGCTTCTTCAAGCCACTAGAAGGTAAACCAGGACATTATCGTACCATCTCTAAAATGTGGGGCATGTGGGAAGCGAGCGAAGATCATTGGAAAGAAGTGATCACAAAATTCTGGGGTTATATCACCTTGATTGATGATGCAATTGGTGAGCTATTTACCTTCTTAGAAAACAACGGTATTTATGATCGCACTTTTATTGTGGCAACCGCTGATCATGGTGATGCGATGGGCGCTCATCGAATGATTGAGAAAGGGGAATTCATGTTTGATACCACCTACAACATTCCGATGATTATTAAAGACCCGAATTCAAATCGTGTTAATCAACAGGATGATAATCTTGTCTATCTCCATGATTTAACCTCAACAGTTTACGATCTCGCTAATCAGCCTATTCCTCAAGCCTTTGAAGGGGAGAGTATTTTGCCGATCGTTCGTCAACATCAAGATAATCAACGCAAAGGGATATTGGCACAGTTAGCAGGGCATTTCGTCTATTTTGAACAACGCATGTGGCACCGTAAAGACTATAAATTAGTGTTTAATGCTTCGGACATTTGCGAGCTTTATGATGTGAAAAATGATCCAGCTGAAATGCATAATTTGTTCTACAAGCCAGAATATGAGGCGGTCAAAAAAGAGATGCTGGAAGAAATGCGCCAAGAAATGAAACGCTTAAATGATCCATTAGAAAACTGGGTATATCGGATTATAAACGAAGTGTAA
- a CDS encoding anaerobic sulfatase maturase, with translation MSVFPPQAHFHLMAKPSSFHCNIQCEYCFYLEKSEQLGQHVPFMSKDTLKHYVKNYIQSHAGNVVEFAWQGGEPTLLGLDFYKQAVEYQQEFAQGKQITNAFQTNGIALNQQWAAFFKQHHFLIGLSIDGLSAVHNRYRISGNGNPTFEKVVKALNLLQEYGVEFNTLTVINDQNWQKGRETYLALKQLGSTYMQFIPIVEHHAQTQSVTDFSVPSEGYGQFLVDVFHEWYAHDVGKVYVSQFDNLLGQWLGYPSTTCVHQPTCGQSLVLEANGDVYACDHFVYPEYKVGNLTQQPLTEIVLSSKQQQFGLEKSQKLTALCRRCEFRKLCYGGCPKHRFISLENEPNPHNYLCASYRYFFEQTAPYIQAMARQIRLHTSAA, from the coding sequence ATGTCTGTTTTTCCACCACAAGCTCATTTTCACTTAATGGCAAAACCAAGCAGTTTTCACTGTAACATTCAGTGTGAATATTGTTTTTATTTGGAAAAATCAGAACAGTTGGGGCAACATGTGCCTTTCATGTCGAAAGACACCTTAAAACATTATGTCAAAAACTATATCCAATCTCATGCCGGTAATGTGGTTGAATTTGCTTGGCAAGGGGGGGAGCCGACTCTCTTAGGCTTAGATTTTTATAAACAAGCCGTTGAATATCAGCAGGAATTTGCTCAAGGCAAACAGATTACAAACGCCTTTCAAACCAATGGCATTGCTCTTAATCAGCAATGGGCCGCATTTTTCAAACAACATCATTTTCTCATTGGGCTTTCTATTGACGGTTTAAGCGCTGTGCATAACCGTTATCGTATTTCGGGTAATGGTAATCCCACCTTTGAAAAAGTCGTAAAAGCGTTAAATCTGCTACAAGAATATGGCGTGGAATTTAACACCTTAACCGTCATTAACGATCAAAACTGGCAAAAAGGAAGAGAAACCTATTTAGCACTCAAACAGCTTGGTTCAACTTATATGCAGTTTATTCCTATCGTTGAACATCACGCCCAAACTCAATCAGTAACCGATTTCTCGGTACCATCAGAAGGCTACGGACAATTTCTTGTGGATGTCTTTCATGAATGGTATGCTCATGATGTGGGAAAAGTTTATGTGTCGCAGTTTGATAATTTACTAGGGCAATGGCTGGGTTATCCTTCCACAACTTGCGTTCATCAACCCACTTGCGGGCAATCTCTTGTCTTGGAAGCCAATGGTGATGTGTATGCTTGCGATCATTTTGTGTACCCCGAATACAAGGTCGGCAATTTAACTCAGCAACCTTTAACGGAGATTGTGCTTTCCAGTAAACAGCAACAATTCGGTTTAGAAAAATCACAAAAATTGACCGCACTTTGTCGGCGTTGCGAGTTTCGTAAACTCTGTTATGGCGGCTGCCCGAAACATCGTTTTATTTCTCTCGAAAATGAACCTAATCCACATAATTATTTATGTGCCTCTTACCGTTATTTCTTTGAGCAAACGGCGCCTTATATACAAGCCATGGCTCGTCAAATTCGGTTACATACATCCGCCGCTTAA
- a CDS encoding solute:sodium symporter family transporter → MLLTVSSFLIVTALVAYISWLRTKNDDLTTSKGYFLAGRGLSGIVIGCSMVLTSLSTEQLIGVNAVSYQNNFSIIAWTVPTVIPLCFLALYMLPKYLRNGYTTIPEFFENRFDRQTRLIMSGLFLVFYLLIVIPTALYTGAIAFNKIFNLETIFGLSYAQAIVYTVIAIGVVGAIYAIFGGLKAVAVSDTINAVILVIGALLVPVFALLYLGNGSISEGLNIITTTHVEKWNAIGSSTDSTPWPTIFTGIMVVHFFYWTTNQAIVQRCLGAKDLASGQKGILIAALFLLTLPIILNLPGLLSFHILGEGLNPIDTSYPLLVNKVMPTALQGFFIAALFGAILSTFNSFLNSAATIYCKDLLPSISKKQRTDQELIVYAKKVSTIMAIVTMIIGPLLMFGTDGIFLITKRFAGFVNIPIVALFAVGLFNKTVSGLAARIALLVHVVLYFSIVWVFNVKINFVYVMGGLFVFDVVFMLILGLFLKREPYVENTINKGDVDLTNWKYIKVTSVSLILGLIALYAFLSPIGIASPDGNPMLVLEVYAVLQLIVLIVFRPKNEKTEHQLHLSNQH, encoded by the coding sequence ATGCTATTAACAGTTTCGAGTTTCCTCATCGTAACAGCTTTGGTGGCCTATATTTCATGGCTACGGACTAAAAACGATGATTTAACCACCTCGAAAGGTTATTTCTTAGCGGGACGAGGATTAAGCGGTATTGTGATTGGTTGCTCAATGGTTTTAACTTCACTTTCTACTGAGCAATTGATTGGGGTGAATGCCGTTTCTTATCAAAACAACTTTTCTATTATTGCGTGGACAGTGCCAACGGTGATTCCGCTTTGTTTCTTGGCGCTTTATATGTTGCCGAAATATTTGCGTAATGGTTATACCACCATTCCTGAATTTTTTGAAAATCGCTTTGACCGTCAAACGCGTTTGATTATGTCTGGATTATTCTTAGTCTTCTATCTTTTAATCGTTATTCCGACCGCACTTTATACTGGAGCGATTGCCTTTAATAAAATCTTCAATCTAGAAACGATCTTCGGATTAAGCTATGCACAGGCAATTGTCTATACCGTGATTGCTATCGGTGTAGTGGGTGCGATTTATGCGATTTTTGGTGGGTTAAAAGCGGTAGCCGTTTCCGATACTATCAATGCCGTGATCTTAGTGATTGGTGCATTGCTTGTGCCTGTATTTGCATTGCTTTATTTAGGTAATGGCAGTATTTCAGAAGGGTTGAATATCATCACTACCACCCACGTTGAAAAATGGAACGCTATTGGTAGTTCAACCGACTCTACCCCTTGGCCAACAATCTTTACCGGTATTATGGTCGTTCACTTCTTCTATTGGACGACAAACCAAGCTATCGTACAACGTTGTTTAGGGGCGAAGGATTTAGCATCCGGTCAAAAAGGGATTTTAATTGCAGCGCTTTTCCTACTCACATTACCGATTATTCTTAATTTACCGGGTTTATTGAGTTTCCATATTTTAGGTGAAGGCTTAAATCCAATTGATACCTCTTATCCATTATTGGTTAATAAAGTGATGCCGACTGCATTGCAAGGCTTCTTTATTGCGGCACTTTTCGGTGCAATTTTAAGTACCTTTAATTCATTCTTAAACTCTGCAGCGACCATTTATTGTAAAGACTTATTACCATCTATTAGTAAAAAACAACGTACCGATCAAGAGTTGATCGTCTATGCGAAAAAAGTCTCAACCATTATGGCGATTGTGACCATGATTATTGGCCCACTTTTGATGTTCGGTACAGATGGTATTTTCTTAATCACTAAACGCTTTGCCGGTTTTGTGAATATTCCAATCGTGGCGTTATTTGCTGTGGGTTTATTTAATAAAACTGTTTCTGGCTTGGCTGCACGTATTGCTTTACTTGTACACGTAGTACTTTATTTCAGTATTGTTTGGGTGTTCAATGTGAAAATCAATTTCGTGTATGTGATGGGTGGATTATTCGTATTTGATGTTGTTTTCATGTTGATTCTAGGTCTATTCTTAAAACGTGAACCTTATGTGGAAAATACCATCAATAAAGGCGATGTAGACTTAACCAATTGGAAATACATTAAAGTAACATCTGTTTCATTAATTCTTGGTTTAATTGCGCTTTATGCATTCTTATCACCAATTGGTATTGCTTCACCAGATGGCAATCCAATGTTAGTGTTGGAAGTGTATGCGGTATTACAACTCATTGTGTTGATTGTCTTTAGACCAAAAAATGAAAAAACAGAACATCAATTACATCTTTCTAACCAACATTAA
- a CDS encoding Crp/Fnr family transcriptional regulator → MENCAIKPTELLHCQFTELHHLPKGSFLYQQGESAHEFYYVQAGLVGLFHTLENGKESLVRLYSKGDYFGFRTLFSMADKHYHCNAKVLIDAEITRIKPNVVSEFFTHNTVMSQCLLQILADELREAEERLAKSAYLRTLDRVMDSLYFLKQHFPDYNWTYREIAEYAGCETETAIRIAKELKQNGVLDRISGHK, encoded by the coding sequence ATGGAAAATTGCGCAATCAAGCCTACTGAATTGTTACATTGTCAGTTTACTGAGCTGCATCACTTGCCGAAAGGTTCCTTCTTGTATCAACAAGGTGAGTCAGCACATGAATTTTATTATGTGCAAGCAGGCTTGGTTGGCTTATTTCATACCCTTGAAAATGGCAAGGAAAGCTTAGTGCGATTATATTCCAAGGGTGATTATTTTGGTTTTCGAACTTTGTTTTCGATGGCAGATAAACATTATCATTGCAATGCAAAAGTCTTAATTGATGCGGAGATTACTCGCATCAAACCTAATGTAGTGAGTGAATTTTTCACGCATAATACAGTGATGAGCCAATGTTTATTACAGATTTTGGCAGATGAATTACGCGAAGCAGAGGAACGTTTGGCAAAAAGTGCCTATTTGCGTACTTTAGATCGCGTGATGGATAGTTTGTATTTTCTCAAACAACATTTTCCTGATTATAATTGGACATATCGTGAAATTGCAGAATATGCTGGCTGTGAAACTGAAACCGCGATTCGTATTGCAAAAGAACTCAAACAAAATGGCGTATTAGACCGAATATCTGGTCATAAATAA
- a CDS encoding phosphoglycolate phosphatase: protein MKTQFKVIGFDLDGTLVNSLPDLALSVNSALADFGLPQAPEELVLTWIGNGAPVLIARALEWAKEQTGKDFSDAEMEQVKERFNVYYAENLCNVSRLYPNVKETLETLKARGYTLAVVTNKPTRHVQPVLAAFGIDHLFSEMLGGQSLPAIKPHPGPLYYLCGKFGVEPRQVLFVGDSRNDILAAHSAGCPVVGLTYGYNYNIPIAESDPDWVFDDFAKLLEIL from the coding sequence ATGAAGACTCAATTTAAAGTTATCGGTTTTGATTTAGACGGTACGCTTGTGAATAGCTTGCCAGATTTAGCGTTGTCTGTGAATTCTGCTTTAGCAGACTTTGGATTACCTCAAGCACCAGAAGAGTTAGTGTTAACTTGGATTGGTAATGGGGCACCTGTATTGATTGCACGAGCTTTAGAATGGGCAAAAGAGCAAACAGGTAAAGATTTTTCAGATGCAGAAATGGAGCAAGTGAAAGAGCGTTTTAACGTGTATTACGCGGAGAACCTTTGTAATGTGAGCCGTTTATATCCAAATGTAAAAGAAACATTGGAAACCTTAAAGGCTCGCGGTTATACCTTAGCCGTGGTAACGAACAAACCAACTCGTCACGTTCAGCCTGTATTGGCGGCATTTGGTATCGATCATTTATTCAGTGAAATGCTTGGTGGACAATCATTACCCGCGATTAAGCCACACCCAGGTCCATTGTATTATTTATGCGGTAAATTTGGCGTAGAACCTCGCCAAGTGCTGTTTGTGGGTGACTCTCGAAATGACATTCTCGCTGCACATTCAGCAGGTTGCCCGGTTGTAGGATTAACTTACGGATACAATTACAACATTCCAATTGCTGAATCAGACCCAGATTGGGTATTTGATGACTTTGCGAAGTTATTAGAAATTCTTTAA
- the rpe gene encoding ribulose-phosphate 3-epimerase → MKPYLIAPSILSADLARLGDDVQNVLNAGADVIHFDVMDNHYVPNLTFGPAVCKALRDYGIKAPIDVHLMVKPVDRIIPDFAKAGADYVTFHPEASEHIDRSLQLIRDHGCKAGLVFNPATPLSYLDYVLDKVDVILLMSVNPGFGGQSFLPSTLKKLQQARHLIDESGLDIRLEVDGGVKVDNIAEIAAAGADMFVAGSAIFGKPDYKQIIDQMRAQLASVK, encoded by the coding sequence ATGAAACCTTATTTAATCGCCCCTTCTATCCTTTCTGCAGATCTTGCTCGTCTTGGTGATGATGTGCAAAACGTGTTGAATGCTGGTGCGGATGTGATTCATTTTGATGTAATGGATAATCACTATGTGCCGAATTTAACCTTTGGCCCTGCTGTGTGTAAAGCTTTGCGTGATTATGGCATTAAAGCACCCATTGACGTGCATTTAATGGTGAAACCGGTCGATCGTATTATTCCTGATTTTGCCAAAGCGGGTGCGGATTACGTTACGTTTCATCCTGAAGCCAGTGAACATATTGATCGGTCGTTACAGCTCATTCGTGATCACGGCTGTAAAGCGGGTTTAGTGTTTAATCCTGCCACGCCATTAAGTTATTTAGATTATGTATTAGATAAGGTGGATGTGATTTTGTTAATGTCCGTGAATCCAGGATTTGGTGGACAATCTTTTTTACCGTCAACATTGAAAAAATTACAACAGGCACGTCATCTGATTGATGAAAGCGGTTTAGATATCCGTTTAGAAGTTGATGGTGGGGTAAAAGTGGATAATATTGCAGAAATCGCCGCAGCCGGTGCAGATATGTTTGTGGCAGGCTCAGCGATTTTTGGTAAACCAGATTATAAACAAATCATTGATCAAATGCGCGCACAGTTAGCTTCAGTTAAATAG
- a CDS encoding SAM-dependent methyltransferase, translating into MIINDINFNDLYQQHLKACNHYNLPPTKWDKKAPKMAENLVGKPSRYNEILLKAMNVQPNETVLDIGCGPGTFVIPLAQQCQAVYALDYSQGMLDMVQQYKEKHQLNNITLLHKSWSDNWDDVPQADVILASRSTLVDDLDDMIEKLQSKAKKRVFLTSVTQRHFLDEGVFEAIGRDDVGFPTYIYLVNRLYQKGIHANVSFIETESGHFQGETFEDLLNSVEFSLGNLTEKEKQDLAQFYQQKQTNNDPIKHGQRKWALIWWEV; encoded by the coding sequence ATGATCATCAACGACATCAATTTCAACGATCTCTATCAACAACATCTAAAAGCCTGTAATCACTATAATCTTCCACCGACAAAATGGGATAAAAAAGCCCCTAAAATGGCTGAGAACTTAGTGGGCAAACCAAGCCGTTATAACGAGATCTTACTTAAAGCCATGAATGTGCAACCCAATGAAACGGTATTAGACATCGGCTGTGGCCCTGGCACTTTTGTAATTCCTTTAGCCCAACAATGCCAAGCTGTGTATGCCCTCGATTACAGCCAAGGCATGTTGGATATGGTTCAGCAATATAAAGAAAAGCATCAATTGAATAATATTACGCTTCTACATAAATCATGGTCGGATAACTGGGATGATGTACCTCAAGCAGATGTAATACTCGCCTCTCGCTCAACGCTTGTCGATGATTTGGATGACATGATTGAAAAGCTACAAAGCAAGGCGAAAAAACGGGTCTTTTTAACCTCAGTGACACAACGCCATTTTCTCGATGAAGGTGTATTTGAAGCCATTGGTCGTGATGATGTGGGCTTTCCAACTTATATTTATTTAGTTAATCGCCTTTACCAAAAAGGCATTCACGCGAATGTGAGTTTTATTGAAACTGAATCAGGCCATTTCCAAGGTGAAACCTTTGAGGATTTATTAAATTCCGTGGAATTTTCTCTTGGTAATCTCACTGAAAAAGAAAAACAAGATTTGGCTCAATTCTATCAACAAAAACAAACTAATAACGACCCAATAAAACACGGACAACGTAAATGGGCGTTGATTTGGTGGGAGGTTTAA
- a CDS encoding bifunctional metallophosphatase/5'-nucleotidase — MKKLLCSLFALSAVSTAMAQEVNIKLLGTSDVHGRIVPWSYGADVEDKSGSYAQIATYVKDVRKNNKNVVLVEVGDAIQDNQIDVFAKDKKYYKDHPIPKVLNEMNYDIFVLGNHEFNFGMKALDEILKDIKAKKLTANFYHKKNDKRYIDATTIIEKDGVKLGIIGLSTPMSAKFEEDTGNLKDMKFTSPTEEARTQVEKLKAKGVDAIIAVTHMGIDNENNIPDTGMRDVINAVDGIDVVIAGHMHKDVPSETIKNTLITEPHRYGTVVSEVDLTFDINDKKEVKLVKKESKTVPVKALEADKKIVEIYKPYHEKLRELNNVVIGQTANEMVPQETKHGVSAAFSKDTGLSSFINDVEQHYSGADVVTFSFDHQKARMDKGDIKKKDIIFNYRYAGGDVTVYEMTGKQLKEYMEWSADYFDTIQPGDTEYRYNAERKKSKYVTYDIFGGVNYKIDLRNPKGSKIVDLTLADGKPVTDDMKLKVGMNSYRFAQLNGKGGIWEGQQIPVLWESKVAMGREKGTIQNMMLDYITNVKKGKIDGQSHNRWEIIGLN, encoded by the coding sequence ATGAAAAAATTACTTTGCTCATTATTTGCGCTTTCTGCTGTTAGCACAGCAATGGCACAAGAAGTGAATATTAAATTATTAGGAACCTCCGATGTTCACGGTCGTATCGTACCTTGGAGCTATGGTGCAGATGTAGAGGACAAATCAGGTTCTTATGCACAAATTGCAACTTATGTGAAAGATGTGCGTAAAAATAATAAAAACGTAGTGTTAGTGGAAGTTGGTGATGCGATCCAAGATAACCAAATCGATGTGTTCGCAAAAGATAAAAAATATTACAAAGATCACCCAATTCCAAAAGTATTAAACGAAATGAATTATGATATTTTCGTATTGGGTAACCACGAGTTTAACTTTGGGATGAAAGCATTAGATGAAATCCTAAAAGATATCAAAGCGAAAAAATTAACCGCAAACTTCTATCATAAGAAAAATGACAAACGTTATATCGATGCGACAACCATCATCGAAAAAGATGGCGTGAAGTTAGGGATTATTGGTTTAAGTACCCCAATGTCAGCAAAATTTGAAGAAGACACGGGCAACTTAAAAGACATGAAATTTACTTCTCCGACAGAAGAAGCACGTACACAAGTTGAGAAATTAAAAGCAAAAGGCGTGGATGCGATTATTGCGGTGACCCACATGGGTATCGATAATGAAAACAATATTCCTGATACTGGTATGCGTGATGTCATCAATGCAGTAGATGGTATTGATGTGGTTATTGCAGGCCACATGCACAAAGATGTACCAAGTGAAACCATTAAAAACACACTCATCACTGAACCACACCGTTACGGTACCGTGGTATCTGAAGTGGATTTAACTTTTGATATCAACGATAAAAAAGAAGTGAAATTAGTGAAGAAAGAATCTAAAACGGTTCCAGTTAAAGCACTTGAAGCAGACAAGAAAATTGTGGAAATCTACAAACCTTATCACGAGAAATTACGTGAATTAAACAACGTAGTAATCGGTCAAACAGCGAATGAAATGGTACCTCAAGAGACTAAACACGGTGTATCTGCTGCATTCTCAAAAGATACTGGTTTATCTTCATTTATTAATGATGTTGAACAACATTACAGTGGTGCAGATGTAGTCACTTTCTCTTTCGACCATCAAAAAGCACGTATGGATAAAGGCGATATCAAGAAAAAAGACATCATCTTTAACTATCGTTATGCAGGTGGCGATGTCACCGTTTATGAAATGACCGGTAAACAATTGAAAGAATATATGGAATGGTCTGCAGACTACTTCGATACCATCCAACCAGGTGATACTGAATACCGTTACAATGCAGAGCGTAAAAAATCAAAATATGTGACTTACGACATTTTTGGTGGCGTAAATTACAAAATTGACTTACGTAATCCAAAAGGTAGCAAAATCGTTGATTTAACCCTTGCTGACGGCAAACCGGTGACAGATGATATGAAATTAAAAGTGGGTATGAACTCATATCGTTTCGCTCAATTAAACGGTAAAGGTGGTATTTGGGAAGGCCAACAAATTCCAGTACTTTGGGAATCTAAAGTAGCAATGGGCCGCGAAAAAGGCACTATCCAAAATATGATGCTCGATTACATCACTAACGTGAAAAAAGGTAAAATCGATGGTCAATCTCACAACCGTTGGGAAATCATTGGATTAAACTAA
- a CDS encoding DMT family transporter, translated as MNPWILLAISICLEIVATNLLKVSDGFTKLLPTVGSLTLYAISFYFVSIVFRTLSVGLVYAIWSGVGIVLTAIVAYFAFGQKIDTAGLIGMALIICGVLVINLFSQTGH; from the coding sequence ATGAATCCTTGGATATTACTCGCTATTTCGATTTGCCTTGAAATTGTGGCAACAAATTTATTAAAAGTCAGTGATGGCTTTACCAAACTTTTACCCACCGTTGGCTCATTAACGCTATACGCTATTTCGTTTTATTTTGTCTCCATTGTTTTCCGAACACTTTCCGTGGGCTTGGTTTACGCCATTTGGTCGGGCGTTGGCATTGTTTTGACGGCCATTGTGGCGTATTTCGCTTTTGGTCAGAAAATTGATACCGCCGGGCTGATTGGTATGGCGTTGATTATCTGTGGCGTTTTAGTGATTAACTTGTTTTCTCAAACAGGGCATTAA